In Torulaspora globosa chromosome 1, complete sequence, a genomic segment contains:
- the ASC1 gene encoding 40S ribosomal protein RACK1 (ancestral locus Anc_2.431) encodes MSNAEVLVLRGTLEGHNGWVTSLATSAGQPNLLLSASRDKTLISWKLTGDDQQYGVPVRSFKGHSHIVQDCALTADGAYALSASWDKTLRLWDVATGETYQRFVGHKSDVMSVAIDRKASMIISGSRDKTVKVWTIKGQCLATMLGHNDWVSQVRIVPTEDVNDDTVTVISAGMDKMVKVCLSFIFLLCKMVRCLPFQMMYSRYLLLRTGL; translated from the coding sequence ATGTCTAACGCTGAAGTTCTAGTTTTGAGAGGTACCTTGGAAGGTCACAACGGTTGGGTCACTTCTTTGGCCACTTCCGCTGGTCAACCAAACTTGTTGTTGTCCGCTTCCCGTGACAAAACTTTGATCTCATGGAAATTGACTGGTGATGACCAACAATACGGTGTCCCAGTTAGATCTTTCAAGGGTCACAGCCACATCGTCCAAGACTGTGCTTTGACTGCTGACGGTGCTTACGCTTTGTCTGCTTCTTGGGATAAGACTTTGAGATTGTGGGACGTTGCCACCGGTGAAACTTACCAAAGATTTGTCGGTCACAAGTCCGATGTCATGTCTGTTGCCATTGACAGAAAGGCCTCTATGATCATCTCCGGTTCCCGTGACAAGACCGTCAAGGTCTGGACTATCAAGGGTCAATGTTTGGCTACCATGTTGGGTCACAACGACTGGGTTTCCCAAGTTAGAATTGTCCCAACCGAAGATGTTAACGATGACACCGTCACCGTTATCTCTGCTGGTATGGACAAGATGGTTAAGGTATGTTTATCTTTTATTTTTCTTTTGTGCAAAATGGTGCGTTGTCTTCCCTTTCAAATGATGTATTCAAGATATTTGCTACTTCGGACAGGGCTATAG